A window of Arcobacter acticola genomic DNA:
CTAACACAAAATATTTTGAACTTTGTTGTTAGTGCAAATAATACTAACAAAAAGGTTTAAAATATGACTTATCCACAATTTTTCAATAATATCCCAACAATAAAACTACAAGACGATTTAGCTTACCTTCTAGGCGCTTTTGAAGATGGACTAATAGAATTTTCATATTTGGATGTAGTAAAAAGTGCAGGGCATTCATGTCCTACTGTTCTTGGAGCTTATCTTATGACACTTCAAGGTTTAAAAGCCTTACATGAAAATGAAATAGCAAAACGTGGTAATATCTTAGTTGAATTTAAAGAAAAGCAAATAGATGGAGTTGCAGGCGTAATTGGAAGTGTAATTACAAATATAACGGGCTCTACAACTACAAATGGTTTTAAAGGACTAGCAGGAAAACATGATAGAAATAATTTAATGAATTTTGAAAAAGATATAAGTGGAGCAAGTGTAAGATTTACAAGACTTGATACACAAAAAAGTGTTGATGTTTTTTATAATGCAAGTATGATTTTACCACATCCTTCTATGAACTCTTTAATGCAAAAATGTATTCAAGGAAGTGCAACAAATGAAGAAAAAATAGAGTTTGGAAAAGTTTGGCAAAAAAGAGTTGAAGATATTTCAAATAATATCGAAGAGGTTATAAAAGTAAATATAAAAGAGTAAAACTCTTTTATATTTTAACTTTTACATTTTAATTTAAATTAACCCCACAGCATCTCTAATAATTTCCATTTTAGCAGCTGCAATTTTTTTAGCTTTACTAGCTCCAAAAGCTAAAATATCTTTTACTTCTTTTGGATTATTTAAAAGATGTTCTCTTTTTTGAGCATATGGCTCAAAGTGTTCATTGATTTTATCTAATAGTGTCATTTTAAAATGACCATAACCTTCACCTGGCGTTGCATATCTTTGTCTTAAAGATGCTAATTCGTCTTCTTTCATAAATAGCTTAGATAAAGTATAGATATTACAGTTTTCCCACTCTTTTGCTTCATTTAATTCTTTTGAGTCAGTTACTATCCCCATAACTTGTTTTTTTATTGTTTTTGCTGGACCAAACATATCAATTGTATTGTTATAAGATTTTGACATTTTAGCTCCATCAGTTCCTGGAACTGTTGCAACATTCTCATCTACTTTTGATTCAGGTAATACTAAAATATCTCCATAAGTATGATTAAAACTTGTTGCAATATCTCTTGTCATTTCAACGTGTTGAATTTGATCTTTTCCAACTGGAACTATATTTGAATCAAATAATAAAATATCAGCAGCCATTAAAACAGGATATGAAAATAGCCCATGATTTGCTTGAATTCCTCTTGTTGTTTTATCTTTGTAAGAGTGGGCTCTTTCTAAAAGTCCCATAGAAGTATGATTTGATAAAAGCCAGTAAAGCTCTAAAACTTCTTTTACATCATGTTGTACCCAAAAAGTTGATTTTTCTGGATCCATTCCAAGTGCTAAAAAATTCACGGCTGCTTCAAAGATGTTTCTTTCTAAAAACTCTTTATCTTTTACTGAAGTTAATGCATGATAAGAAGCAATAAATGCAAATAACTCTCCATCATTTTGAGATTCAACCATTTTTTTAATCATTCCAAAATAGTTTCCTATATGAATTGTTCCTGATGGTTGAATACCTGATAAAATTCTCAAATCAAATTCCTTATAATTTTTGGTTTATTATATCTAAAGTAGCTAAAATTAATTAGAAGCTAATTTCATATTTATCTTTGAAATTATTAACTCTAAATGCATTATTAAATCATAATATTCACCCATATAAGAAAGTGGAACTTTTGTTTCTGCTTTTATCTCTTTTTTTAATGCGATAATTTTTTCTAAATATTTTTTTAACTCTTCATTTTTAGCATCTTCTGCTTCTAAATCAATTTTATGTATTTCTTCATACCATTTATAGATTTTTGATCTAATACTCCATCTATAAAGTGGGAAAAATCCTTTTGATAAAGGAATCATCAAAGTAATAAGTGGAATTAATAAAATCTTTAATCTATCAATATTTGAAGCAATCCAGTATGGAAATATTTTCTCAAGCCAAGTATCACCATAAGTGAAATACCTTTGTGCATCTTCATTTATCTCAATAGTCAAGTTATCAATATTTGGGAACTGATTTTGTGTTTCAAATAAGCCTTTTTTATTATGAATTCTTTTTATTTCTTTTAAAATAAGTCTAGTTAATTCATCTGAAAAATCATCTCTTACAATAAGATTTGCAGTTGTAGAAAGAAGATTTATATCTTGGCTTGGAAGATTTTTATATAAATCAATTGTTCCTTCATAAATTGGAGTAGCTTCTAAAAAAGAGTATTTTCTACTATAAGCTTTTGCTCTTTTAAAACTAAACAGACTTATATCTGGATTTTCTAACAACTCTTTTATAACATTTGAATTTGGAGAACTAACTATAAACATAGCATCAATTTCGCCTTTTATTAGTAAATCTTTTGCTTCTTGTGTTGAATTATAAAGAAGTTGTGAATTTTTTTTATTTATTCCGTTGTCATTTAATATTTTTAAAGCTAAATCTTCTGTTCCACTTTTTTCTTTTCCAATTGATATTTTTTTTGAAATTAATTGAATAAGATAATCCATTTTGTATGTATCATTTTTATAAAATATCCATAAAGGTTCATAATATATTGAAGCAATAGCTTTTATATGTGTTTGTTCTTTTAACTCATCGATTCCATTTTGAATAAAAGCTATATCAGCTTTTTTATCATTTAGAAGTTGAATATTCTCCATAGAACCATTTGATGTAAGAATATTTACTTTAACTTTTTGTTTTTCTAATATCTCTTTATATTTAAGTGCAGTTTGATAGTATTCTCCATCAATTGAACCTGTAGCAATTGTGATTTCTTTTTTTGAACTGGGTTCTATAAACTTTGAAGTTAAATAAAAAGATGCAATAACTAAAAGCAAAATAGGAATTGATACAGTAAAAAAATTATATTTCATAGGAACTCTTTAATAATTTGAATTTTTATCTCTTTTACTTTAGTTAAATATTTATTAGATATTACTAAAATATAAGGGAATAGATTATGTAAACATTAAGTATTAGTAATATAATATGGGAAAAATCGAATAAAACGGAAAATAAAATGTACAACTGTAAATTTGGATTAAATGAGCATAAACCTCATTTAGAAAATAAACATTCACATGATTGTTCTCATTCTCATCATAAACATGACAATCTTACACATACACATGAACATCATCACGAGCATGATCATGGACATTCTCATGATCATAGAGGAACTGATAAAAAATTACTAAAAATTGCACTTGTAATAACTATTATAACAATGCTAGCAGAATTTATTGCAGGTTTTATATCAAACTCTTTAGCATTAGTTTCAGATGCAATTCATATGTTTACACACTCATTTGCCCTTTTAATCTCTTTAATAGCAATAATAATTGCAAGTAAAAAAGCGCCTTTGAGTAAAACGTTTGGATTTTATAGGGCTGAGGTTTTAGCTGCATTTATAAATGGAATTACTATTGTTCTATCAATAGTTTGGATTTTGTATGAAGCAATACATAGATTTCTGAACCCAGGTGTAATAGATATAAAAATAGCAATGATAGTGGCAATTATAGGTTTAGTTGTAAATATTATTACAGGTGTTATATTAATGCAAGGTGATAAACATAATGTAAATTTAAAATCTGCATTTGTACATATGTTAAGTGATGCTTTATCATCTGTGGCTATTATTATAGGCTATATTATAATTTATTTTACTTCATGGTATTTTATTGATATTATTTTAGCAATAATTGTAGCGATAGTTATTGGAAAATGGGCCTTGGATATACTTAAAAGTTCCACTAATACTTTGATGGAAAGTTCACCTATTGATATACAAGAGGTTCAACAATTTATTGAAAAAAATGAAAATGTTATTGAACTTCATGATATACATATTTGGGAGATTACTCAAGATATGTATAATATGACAGCCCATGTGAAAATAGATAAAAAATCATTAGATAAATATGAAGAACTTTTACATGAAATAAATCATGGCTTGAAAGAAAAGTATAAAATTGTTCATACAACATTCCAATTTGAATGGGAATAAACTTTATTAAAAGAAAGTTTTATTTCTTTATGATACAATTGCGAAAATTTAATAAAGGATAATAATGGCAGCTATAATAGTTGAAAGAGCATGTGGATGCTTTAGAAATTCAGATTTCCAACAAGAAACACAATGTGAAACTGTAGACGAAGCATTAGCAAAAGCGGATGAAATGTGTATAATAATGAATGAAGATTTTTGTCACAAACATAAATTCAAAACTGAATATGTTGATGGAAATGTAATGATTAAAATGGTAATGAACGGATAAATTTAGAATATCATCTAATCTCTTTGTAGAATTTTTTAGTTATAATTCAAAAAAATATAATTACAAAGAGCAAAGATGATAGATATTAAACTACTACAAAAAGACTTCGAGTATGTTGTAAATGCCTTACAAAGAAAAGGTGTAGACAACGAGCTTTTAAATAACCTAAAAACACTTGCATCTAATACAAAAGAAAAACGACAAGAGATGGAAGACGTTACAGCTGAGCAAAACTTACTTTCAAAAGAGTTTGGAAGATATAAAAAAGAGAAGCTAGATGTTGCTCCACTTCAAGAAAATATAAACAATCTAAAAAATAAAAAACAAGAGTTAGAAGAACAAGTACGAGTTTTAGAAGATGAATTAACTTCTATTATTTTAGGTGTTCCAAATATGCCTGATGAGTCTGTTCCAAGTGGTGCGGATGAAAATGAAAATATTATTTTAGAAGTAGTTGGCGCAAAACCAACTTTTTCTTTTGAGCCAAAAGAGCATTGGGATTTAAATAATGGTTGGATTGACTTTGAAAGAGGTGTAAAAATTGCAAAATCTAGATTTGCAGCATTAAGAGGTGATGGAGCAAGACTAGAACGTGCTTTAATTAACTATATGCTTGATTTTAATCGTGAGCGAGGTTTCCAAGAGTGGTATGTTCCATTTATGGCAAACTCAAATACTCTTCAAGGAACAGGGCAACTTCCAAAATTTGCTGATGATTTATTTAAAATTGAAGGTGAAGATTTATATTTAATCCCAACTGCTGAGGTTTCTTTAACTAACTTATTTAATGATGAGATTTTAGAAATTGAAGAACTTCCAATGTTACTTACTTCTTATACTCCTTGTTTTAGAAAAGAAGCAGGAAGTGCAGGGCGAGATACAAGAGGATTAATTAGGCAACATCAATTTGATAAAGTAGAAATGGTAGCAATCACATCACAAGAACAATCAAATGAAGTATTTGAAAAAATGGTAGCATGCGCAAGTGATTTATTAACATCATTAGGACTTCCTCACCAAAAAATGCAATTATGTACAGGCGATTTAGGATTTAGTGCTGCTACAACTATCGACTTAGAAGTTTGGTTACCTGGACAAAATAAATATAGAGAAATTTCATCAATTTCAAATACAAGAGATTTCCAATCAAGACGTGCAAAAATCAGATATAAAGAGGGTAAGAAAAATATCTTAGCTCACACTTTAAATGGTTCATCACTAGCAGTTGGAAGAACATTAGTAGCTATTATGGAAAATTATCAAAACGAAGATGGAAGTGTTAGAATTCCAGAAGTACTTAAAAAATATATGTAAATTAATTTTTACATATAAAGCAAAAAGGGAAAAGTTATTAAAACTTTTCCCTTTTTTTATTTTTATTCTGAATTTTCATAAAATAATAAATTGTATAAAAATAAAATCCAAAATATTTTGTTTTTATCTAAATTGAAAAAGAAGTTCTATCTTAAAAAAAATCGTCACAAGTGCTATAATTTTTAACTAAGGAGAGAGTAAGTAGACAAAACTTCTTATCTGATGAAAGTATACACACTTGAAACTTAAAGAATGCTATTTTAATGCTACGTTTCTAAAGAAATATTTAAATTTGTGAATTAATATTCATCTTTGATAATAACTTATTTGATAAAAACCTTTGTGTCATATAATTTATTATTAATTCTTACTTCAAAATAACCCTTTTCAACAGTATAATGTTTAAAAGTTATTTCTTCTGCTATTTTTATTTTATGTTTATTATAAACAAAAATAGATTTTTCAAAGTGACCTAATGAATTTCCTATTTTTACTTGGACTCTTGCATGTGGGATATTCCCAAAAACTACGATTCTTGAATAGCAAATATTATTGTAATCCTTGTTTGTTATTCTTTTATGTTGAATATTTTCACCCTCTCCTTTTTCATCAAAAATTCCAATGGCATAAGCTTTAATATCAGAAGCATTTAAAAAAAGGTTTATAAATAAAATGAGTGTTAATATTTTCATAGGATTATTTTACAATTTATTTGTGAAGAGTTTGTATAAATTGTATATAATTTATAAGAAGCTTAAGTTAAATAAATATTTTCATATTAATTCTGAATATATTGATAGTTATCAATGAATTAATTATTTTAATGGGTTATCATTCTTGTAATTTATATTATAAGGATAGAAAATGATTATTCCACAAAATGCAAAAGAAATAAATGTTGAAGGTGCAACAGTTCCATTTTTTAAAGATGAAGATGCTTATTATTTTGATTCAAGTTTAACAGGACCACCAGAACCTATGGTTAATGCAATGGTTGGACTTCAACTACTTGATGATAAACACAAATTAGTAATGATAAATCACAAACCTCCTATGGGATTATTCCCAAAAATTCAGAATTCATTTAAATATGAAATTGTTGAATTAGAAAATGATAAAGTAGCAGTGACATTTATAAAAAAAACTAATACAACTGTTAATTTAAAAAATATTGATACTTCTTGTAGTGGGACAGGGTGTTCTCACTAATATTATGAATATTTCACAGCAATTTGCCCCACCATTTAAATTAGTAGGTTCTTTTTTTGTAAGTGCAATGCTTATACTATTTATAAGTGTTGCTTTGCTATTTGATTTTGATATAAATTCTTTGCATAGCCAAAATACTTTTGTTTTATCATGGGTGCATTTATTTTTATTAGGTTTTGTGATGATGAGCATATTTGCTTCTATGGCACAATTATTACCTGTTGTTTTAGAAGTGGAGCATTTTTCTATTGATTTATATTATGTTGTAAATCCTTTACTAGTTCTTGGTACGATTTTAATATTTCTTGGATTTTATAAATATCCTATGATTTTATCATATGGTGGTGTTATTGTATTTATATCATTTTTTATTTTTTTATTTGAAAGTTTTTTGACAATTAAAAAAGTAAAGAAATTAAATTTTTTATCAAGCACTGTTTTAGTTGCTAATATTTTTTTATTATTTGGGTTGATAGTTGCAATTATTTTATCATTTGCTTATAGTGGAAATTTGCAATTAAATATAAAAGCTTTGATGCTTTCTCATATTTACTTAGTATTTGTGGGATATTTAGGTATTACTATTCTTTCAATGAGTTATATATTGATTCCTATGTTTTGGCTTTCCCATTCATTTAATAATATATATTTAAAATTGGCATTTTATAATATTAGTATTGGTGTTATTTTAGTAGTTTTTAGCCAATTATTTGAATTTGAAATTATTGAATATCTGGGCTATTTTGAAGTTTTACTTGGATTTATACTTTTTATTTATCAGTTATATCTGATTTTTATAACAAAAGTTAGAAAACAAAAAGATATATATTATAAATATATTGTTGTTTCAGTTGTGAATTTTATAGCAGCTTTGATTTTAGTATGTGTTTATTTTATTGTTTTAAATGATTATATTTTAGTTGTTGCTGGATTTATATTTTTACTTGGGTTTTTAACTCCAATTATTACAGCACATTTATATAAAATAATTCCATTTTTAGTATGGTTTCACAGATTCGCACCATTAGTAGGTAAACAAAAAGTTCCTATGTTAGCTGATATGGTACCTGAAAAAAGTTCTGAATTTGGCTTTGTTTTTTATATCATAGGTTTTGTTTTGAGTTTAATAGCATTTAGTTTAAGTAGCGATATTATATTTAAATCAGCTGTTAGTTTTTTATTTATTGGAACATCTTTTATAATTAAAGATGTTTTTTATATCATAAATTTTAAAGGATAATTTTATGTACACAAAAGAAGAAATTTTTAAAGCAGTATCAACTGTAAATGACCCAGAAGTTGGCTTTAATCTTGTAGAGATGGGTCTTATTTATGATGCTGTTTGTGATGAAAAAATGAATGTAATTGTTACCATGACACTTAGTACAAAAGCTTGTCCTCTTCATCAAATGATTATTCAATGGGTTGAAGAAGCAGTTATGAGAGAGCTTGATAAAGTTGAACATGTGGAAATAGATTTAGTTTGGGAGCCAGCTTGGAATATTTCAATGGCAAGTGATGAAGTAAAACAAAAACTATCTTAGTTTGTTTTACTTAGATTTTAAATAAGTATTTTAGAAAGAAACAGGTGTTATAACTGATAAATATGAAGCTTTTTCATCTGTTTTATTTTCTATTTTATGGGGGATTTCTGGATTGAACCTAATACAATCACCTTCTTCTAAAATATATTTTTTATCTTTTAAAGTAATTGTGATTTCTCCTTTTAATACATAATCACATTCTTCTTTACCTTTAATGTGAGGAAGAATATCTTCTGTTATTCTATTAGCTTCTAAATTTACTAATACAAATTCAATATCTCCTTGTAAATCAGGAACTAATAATTCGCAATTATACAAAGGATCAGGAAAAGATATTTTTTTTCTTTTATCTTTTCTTACAATTAGCATAGATTCATCTGTAATCATCTCGTCTATATTATCTTCATTTGTAAATAGCTGAGATAATGTTGTATCTAAAACCTTTGCAATTTTTCTTAATGTTTCAACAGAACCTTGAGTTGAACCATTTTCTAATAAAGATAACATGCCATAAGATATACCTGCATTTTGGGCTAAATCTTTTGCATTCATATTTTTTAGTTTTCTTAATCTTTTTATTTTTTTACCAACATTAAGTTCTTCAAGCATAAATACACCTTTTTTTATACTATTTGTAAATATTATATCACAATTATAGCTGATGAAAAACTATAATAATTAGTTTTTTTTGTTTAATTGTTGTATACTCTTCTCTTAATTTTTTAAAGGATTTCAAATTTTAGATTATATTAACTTATCAATTTTAGCGATATTTATACCAACTTTCTTTTTTGTTTCAATAACTCCTGGAATGTGTATGACATTATCATTGAGCATGGGAATGAGTATAGGCTTAAAAAAAACTTTCTACATGATGTATGGTGAGCTTTTAGGAGTTGGTTTAGTTGCAACTTCTTCTGTTATTGGAGTAGCTACAATAATGCTTAAATATCCTACTATATTTATGATTTTAAAATATGGTGGAGGAGCTTATTTAATATATTTAGGTGTTTCAATGTGGTTATCACGTGGAAAAATGGCTTTGAATTTAGAAGGCTGCAATTTTAATGTATCAAAGAAGAATCTCGCAATGCAAGGATTTGTAACAGCAATTGCAAATCCAAAAGGTTGGGCATTTTTTATAGCATTATTACCACCATTTATTGATGCTAATTTAGCTTTTGCTCCACAGTTGTCGGTACTTATTTTATTGATACTTTCTTTGGAATTTACTTGTTTGATTATATATGCAAGTGGTGGAAGTACTTTGAGAAAATTATTGCAAAACTCATCAAATGTAAAACTATTAAATAAAATTGCTGGTTCTATGATGATAGGTATAGGAATCTGGTTAGCTTTAACCTAATTCCTACTTCTTAGGTTTTATGCCTTTATTATTAGAACTGCCCCTGCACTTATCATTACGCTTCCTGCTGCTATATTCATTTTTCTTTTTGAAGATTTACTTTTAAATAAATTTTTCGCGCTACTTGCACTATAGGCATATGCTAACATTACTCCACCCAGAACAATAGTAACAACTGTAGAAATAATAAAAATATCAATAGCCGTTAAAGTTTGAAGATTTATAAAAGTAGGTAGAAATCCTAAGTAAAATAGTATAACCTTTGGATTACTAAGTGTTATTATAAGTCCTGTTAAAAAGTTCTTTTTCCATGATAGTTCATAAATACCCTTTAAATTTGTCTCTTGTTCTTTAGAAGTTAATATTTTATATCCTAAAAATAAAAGATAAATTCCACCTAGATATTTAACTAAGATAAAAAAATCTCCAAGGATAGAGGCAATTGCGCTAAGACCAAAAATAGCTAATAATAAAAATATTATATCACCAATTACTATTCCAATTAATACAAAAGATGCATTTAAAAAGCCTGAAGATAAAGCCCTTGAGATTGTTGCAAATACCCCAGGGCCTGGAGTAATTGCTAATAAAAACATTGCTAAACTAAATGCAAAAATATTTAAAAGTGACATATTTTTTCTTTTAATGATCTAATATTTGTTCTAAAAATTGTTTTAATCTAGGAGATTGTGGGTTTCCGAAAAACTCTGCTGGAGTATTCTCTTCTACAATTTGACCTGCATCCATAAAAATTACTCTATCTGCTACTTTTTTTGCAAATCCCATTTCATGTGTTACACAAACCATCGTAATACCTTCATCAGCTAGTTCTGTCATTACATCTAGAACTTCACCAATCATTTCAGGGTCAAGTGCAGATGTTGGTTCATCAAATAGCATAATATCAGGATTAATACATAAACATCTTGCTATTGCCACCCTTTGTTGTTGTCCACCTGATAACTGATTTGGATATTTATCAGCTTGATCTGCAATTTTTACTCTTTCAAGATAATACATTGCAGTTTCAATCGCTTTTTTTCTTGGAATTTTTCCTACCCAAGTTGGAGCTAGGATTAAATTTTCTAAAATTGAAAGGTGTGGAAAAAGATTAAAATGCTGAAAAACCATACCAACATGAGTTCTAATTTCTCTAATTCTTTTTACATCTTCTGTCATTTCTAAACCAGAAACATATAATTCACCTTCTTGGAAAGGTTCTAGTCTGTTCATACATCTAATTGTTGTAGATTTTCCAGAACCAGAAGGTCCGCAAATAACAATCTTCTCACCTTTTTTTACTCTTAAGTTAACATCTTTTAGTACGTGGAAATCTCCATACCATTTATTAACGTTTGTCATCTCTATCATATAATCTAAATTTTTCATTATTATTCCTATTTTCTATTTGTGTTCTGTATTAAATCTTTTTTCTACTGACTGTGCATATTTAGACATACTAAAGCAAATTATCCAGTAAATAATAGTTACAAAAACATAACCCTCTGTTGCGAAACCTAACCAATTTGGATCTGTTGTTGTAAGGTTTACCATTGCTAAAACATCAAATAAACCAATAATCAATACCAATGTTGTATCTTTAAATAATGCAACAAATGATCCAACAATATTTGGAATGGAGATTTTAAGGGCTTGCGGTAAAATAACTAATCCCATGGCTTGCCAATATGAAAGTCCTATTGAATCACATGCTTCATATTGACCTTTTGGAATAGCTTGTAATCCACCTCTTATAACTTCAGCTATATATGCTGCTTGAAATAAAGTAACTCCTATTAAAGCTCTTAATAGTTTATCAAAAGTCATTCCTTCTGGAAAAAATAAAGGAAGGATAACTGATGCCATAAATAAAAGTGTAATTAAAGGAACACCTCTAATAAATTCAATATAAACAACACTGATTGTTTTTATAATTGGCATCTTAGATTGTCTTCCTAGAGCAAATAATATACCAATTGGAAATGATACTACGATTCCAACAGCAGCAACAACAACTGTAAGAAGTAATCCTCCCCAATTTGAAGTTGGAACTATTTCTAAACCAAATCCACCATAAAGTAATATAAACGATACGATAGGAAATAAAATAAGAATTACTGCTCTTGCTTTAACATGTTTGAATTTTTTAAAGGCAATTATAGATACTACAAAAAAAACAAAAATTAAATTTGGTCTCCAATATAATTCTTCTGGATAAAAACCATAAATAAACTGATTGAATTTTTCATAAATAAAAATCCATCTTGCTCCATCTTTTGTGATCTCTTCTTTTGTACCACTCCAAGTTGCATCAAAAACCATCCAATCTAACAAAGGAGGAAGAGTGTTATAGATTAACAATAGTGATAAAATAGTTAAAATTGAACTAGTCACTGATGGAAAAAGATTCTCTCTTATCCATTTTATAGGGCCTTTAGTATTTGAAGGAGCAGGTTTTGCTTCTAATTTTTTATAAATAGCCATTATCTCTCCTTAATTTGCATTTTTGCATTAATAATATTCATAACTATTGATATAGATATACTAATAGCTAAATAAACAGCCATTGTCATTAGAATAATTTCAATTGCTTGACCAACTTGATTTAATGCTGTTCCTGCAAATAGTGTTACAAGTTCTGGGTAACCAATTGCTGTTGCAAGTGATGAGTTTTTCATTAAGTTTAGATATTGGTTAATAACAGGAGGAATAATAACTCTTAAAGCTTGTGGTAATACAACTTTTTTCAAAATTACACTCTCTTTTAATCCAAGAGCACTTGCTGCTTCTTTTTGACCTTTTGGAACAGCTTCAATTCCAGCTCTAACAGCTTCAGCTATATAAGTAGCTGGATAAATACTAAGAGCAAAAGCTAGGGCTAAAAATTCAGGAGTTAAAGTCCACCCAC
This region includes:
- a CDS encoding amino acid ABC transporter permease — translated: MAIYKKLEAKPAPSNTKGPIKWIRENLFPSVTSSILTILSLLLIYNTLPPLLDWMVFDATWSGTKEEITKDGARWIFIYEKFNQFIYGFYPEELYWRPNLIFVFFVVSIIAFKKFKHVKARAVILILFPIVSFILLYGGFGLEIVPTSNWGGLLLTVVVAAVGIVVSFPIGILFALGRQSKMPIIKTISVVYIEFIRGVPLITLLFMASVILPLFFPEGMTFDKLLRALIGVTLFQAAYIAEVIRGGLQAIPKGQYEACDSIGLSYWQAMGLVILPQALKISIPNIVGSFVALFKDTTLVLIIGLFDVLAMVNLTTTDPNWLGFATEGYVFVTIIYWIICFSMSKYAQSVEKRFNTEHK